The Octopus sinensis unplaced genomic scaffold, ASM634580v1 Contig13942, whole genome shotgun sequence nucleotide sequence aatttagcaacatgtacccgaaaggttgcgtcatcactcatgtaaatacccaggtcacgcactgattgtgcctctgggattgcaattcctccgggtccagtgtattcgttgggtattgcatttagttttgcatgctgatagcataaagcttggaacttttcagcattgaactgcatgctattcttttcagcccacttgtatattttgtccagctcacattgcaggcgtttagtgtcctcagggttctgtattgcctgtgaaacttttgtatcatctgcataacttgtgatcgtcgCTCTCtacgtggctgagggcatgtctgagagggccattatgaatagtagtggtcccaaaacagtgccctgcggaacactgctcactatttgcgtgttaatggaagtggccccattggctactaccacctgacttctatctttcagaaagtaattaagccattctcccagttttccatacatatacattctcccagttttccatacatatacatatatatacatatacatacatatatatacatacatatacatacatatatatatatacatatacatacatacatatacatacatatatatatatacatatacatacatatatatatatacatatacatacatatatatatatacatatacatacatatatatatatacatatacatacatatatatacatacatatacatatatatacatacatatacatatatatacatacatatacatacatatacatacatatacatatatatacatacatacatagtcttgTCACATTACTAGAATGTTGAAAAACCTCATAGCTAACATAAATAATAAGCTATGAAATCTCTCTTCctctaaagaaatatttgataagGCAGCCCCCTACTATATCAATACCCTAGCTAATAGTGGCTTCACAGATAAGCTATATTAGAACCCTTCaagtaaaaatatgaaacataaaTATAGATCTAAAAATAGATCTTGGAAAATAATTTGGTTAACTCTTCCTTTCACTCTAACAGACAAAACATTCCTGTATCTGTTAGATAAGCATTTCCCAATAAATCACAAATACTAGATGATTTTTAACAGATGCTCAATTGACATTTCATACAGTTTCTGCCCAAATACAAAGAACATTATAATTCATAAAAATCCCCAAGAGGTCACTCTCAATTGTAACTGTTGAAACTCTGAAGCTTGTGCACTTGACTAGGTGTGTATTATAAACTCTGTCGTATACAAAGCAGAAGTAACAGCAATGTTTCAAGATAACTTTATTGAAAAGAATTACATTGGGTCATGCAAAGGCAATCTCAAAAAATATTATGCAAACTACCTATCTTCTTTCCACCACATAGACAAAATAATGCAGCTAAGTTAGCTAGCTCTGTGTGGAATTTGATGACCAACTCCACACCACATACAATTAAGTGGAGAATCATGGAGAGATCCAAACCATAAATTAATGGACGTAAGAACTGCAATTTATGCATAGCAGAATGACCTCATATTCTTCTTAGACCCAAAAATTCCAACACTGcttaattcaatattttaaatttttagcaGGTGCAAACATACGGAcaggtttcttttgttgaactgaaGGACACTACAAGTGGAGTTGCTGTCTTGTTATTTTGTTCTACTCTAGCTgcattaattgtggtttctgcaaTCAAGGAGGAGGGGTATCTTGATATTTGGCTTTCACTTCTCTTTCCATCTTTTGCATCATcctagtttttaaaatatatctgacACATAAAGATTGCATGATGATACAGGGCAAGTATCCTAAAatggtggttctccagcatgaccacagccacatggctgaaacgagtaaatgcatgaaactattagtaactctTTCAGTAtgtgtattaaattgatatttatctcccACTGGATGGactactttttttgttgattctacctaTTTTTGGATCtttgaactctgtgtgtgtgtgtacatacacatatatgcataaatgcacacacacacactagcacacgatagatatgttttctttcaatttctataaaCCAGTTCCACTCAGAAGGTCTTTGTTGGCCCTGAAACTATAGTAGAGGATACTTCTTCAAGATGTCACAAAGTGGGATTGGACCTAGAAGTATATTTTAAACACAacattcttaatcacacagccacatctatacacacacacacctgggtAGAACTTTGAATTCTCTGACAATATGTACTTACCATTTTATGCATTCAATACTATTTTGAACAACTTCTATTTGATATTTTGGTTGTGAATCCTGATTGATCTTTATATATGTTAATTCTTTTTGAAATTTCTACCTTCACTAATTGGAAGATGCTGACAATACTTTTATCAGCAACTTAAGTCTGTTTCATCAACAGTTTTTAATTTCAAGACTCTTATTGGCTATTCATTTGAAGTCTTGCTGACATTActagtaaatttttctttagccATGGTGAAACAGCAACAAAGAAATCTGTTAGAGAAGAAGCCCCTAAAGCCCAAAGAACTTTTCTctttgtaatgatgatgacagtgatattttgaaaaactGCCTttattgactgatattttatagcAGATTCTTCTGTAATTACTCTGACCTTGTATCTCCAGAATTACTGAGATAATGACCTCTAAAAGCTACTTGATGAGAGAATCAGGTCACTTAGGAaactttacattaaattatttatcttcatgctaaaatatcaaaacatttctgtacataAGCTATATCTTTGATAGCAAAGAAAAACTGAGTTCTAAATTCAGTATGACCACATCTTCTATGGTAATCAAATTTTAAACTGTCATGCACAAATATTaagcattggttgttaagtgtTCTGCTACTTGTCTTCCACAAGGCTATGTTGAACCACCTTTGCTATTttccttttaacatttaaaaaaaaatattttattcccaAAACTGCATCACTCTGAAACTCCATTTTCTGTATACCTAATAATCACCAATTTTTCAAACATTACATCAGTCACATGAATCTCGTTTATACTTTCCATTTCTTACTTCAAAAGAATCTACACAAAATACAGATAATCTATCCTCTCAAACAGATCCTCTGTCATAACAAACATGATGATACATGTCATACTGATTTGCGAAATGCTCATCTTGGCCTAAACATTTGAAATTCATACAGAAAGTTAAGTTGATGCCTATAAAACTTAAACAATgttaaataatctttatataaatCATAATTGCATTTTTAATTATAAGATTCTTTTAAAACACAATTGGGTGGGGGGCTGTTTGGTAGCATTCAATTTCAATTCTGGTTATGTACTTAATAATTCTTGCTTTGCACAGAAATGACtggaagttatccaaattctgcaGGGACACCGGTTCATAATCAAGACTAGGAAACCAGTTAATCTGAAAATTTTCACATTTCCTAATTATCCTTGAACCCATTGAATATGGTTTTGAGTAGAATGACAACTGTACAGGGTGGGTGTATAAATATTGGTGATCAGAATTAAAAAGATTAAGGAGTTTTAACCAAAGACCTCTATATATTTTAGTCTGAAAATAATTTAGATACATTTTGAAACAAATGTACATTtacttttaaaaatcatataGAATTAATGTACATTTACTTTCAGTATCCCTTGTGAGATCACAAACCATATCTTTATGTAACCAATATCCGCAACAAGGAATCGGTTTATTTGTCTATTAGCACTAATATAGTCtcgaatatgcatatacatatatgcccatatatgcAAATTATCAATCACTACttatctatataaatttataaaaattaaaatcagcCAAAATTTTACAGTCCTTGTGTATGCAACAAATATCAGTTTTGAAACCttcataaaattacaaaatgttaaaaaaaaaaacaaaaaacaatgtgaataatctTCATAAACATGATTTaatgaattgaaaatatttcattatatattccaGAAGCATAATCTATGTGAATATTTTACTAATAAAAGATCATACTGGTTGTTGGCGTTCGCatacattaattttaatatttaattttttcagatAACATCAATAGTGGTCAAAATTTGTACGTTAGGCTTCTActtagtataaataaataattacgtTTACACATTTAAGCTCTTTATACAAAAATCTTTTCTGCCTTATATCCTAAGTACACTTCGTCAAAATCGAGGTTAATGCTCCTACTATCAACATTCAAGACGAGTGATTTCATAGCATCTAAATCAATAACAGAAATCAAATTTTATGTAAGGAAAAGCAGCAGCTAACCGCAATTTTGGTCGATATTTGCTATGTTGCGCTGAATATTCGTATTTTACAAAGATATGAAAAGGCAGAGTAAAAGGGATCGAATCAAGAAGACCTATTactacaagtgtgtatgtattaaaaataaattgcgtgcgtgcgtttttacacacacgtatgtatgtatgtattgagagggagaaggagagggaaaaaGACAGAGATAATCGGTGATTAGCTCCCTTAAATAGAGTAAAGTCTAATGAGTACCAACATCATAATCAGAagattaagaaattattatttcaatgcGGAggtttcaagattttttttttaatactcagTATTGTTAATAATAGGCAGATATGACAATTCATTGGGTCAATCGATAATGTGATACCGAAGAAATCAACTGACACCTAAGTATTACAATTTGTTCAATACAAAATGACCTTTAAAAAATGATTAGGAATATCAGAATGAGGGTGTTATGTAAATGATATTATTCAACTATACAGGTTATTTCATCGCTAGAAATGCAGCATCataaggtaaataaaaaaaatactaaaaggaAGCAACTGTCAATAATGATATTCAGAGTATCTAATATCGTTCGGAAACAAATAACTGCCACAACTTCTAAATCTTTGTAACCCCCAAGgacttaagagaaaaaaaatctcattCTTTGTAAATCATCGCGAAATTAGATGGGTTTTCATGCGGATTTGAATCTCTGTCGTCTCGAGAATGTTATCAACTTAAATACGTGTGAAATACTACGCTATAAACACAAGTGCAATTACAGTGTATTCATCAAGTAGAACACGATCAAAGACTACTAGGAACTCATTCatttttctaataaataaaacaatttgatTATACATTTGatctaaacaattttttttattcatcaataaatgaaaatattaaaaatacaaatactgcCTACATTTCTTAATAAAACTTAAAAATCGAGAGCAATTGCTGCCAAGTAATCGATGATCCAAAgctttctctatctcttcctaCCTATTACTCCTGTTTATCTTTATTGATTTTAGGGGATCCACTAGTTGTGCAATAGAGGTATTGGCGATATTAAATGAGTTGTTTTTCACTTGAATTAATATACATTCGATAAATGCAAAATATCTTTTAGGTTATGACATAGAAGCTGAATTatcataaaaggaaaataatttcgagattttactttcgacactttatatttattgaatcaagttaatattaaTTCAAGTCAGAAACAACTCattgaatatcattattattcaacaaCTGGATCCCCTAAGAATACTGAACATGTACAAGAAGAATAGATAGAAAGCGATGGAGTGAGGAAGAGCGTGTAAACTAAAACCTGATCtggctatgaaaaaaaaaaaagaattttatctgAAAATGTCAGGTGAACTAAAGAAATCACttgatagaaaaataaacaatggaAAAATAGTGTTTATGGTTTCTATACCAGAAAGAAATTTACTCACCTGACATGCATTGTATAATATTTGATGCTCGTATTTCTTAACAGTTAATATATTCTGGAACATATCATAAAGTTGCTCTTTGCTAAGAATCAGTTCCGAAGCAGCAGTGGTCCCTCTCTGGGGATGTTTTCGAGGATCTTCTTCACCTCGAAATATCGCATCATATTTGGTCATCCAGGAACTAAGAACAGTTTCTTTACTGAGACCATCTATCTCCGGTAAACTCCTCACCCGTTTTTCTATATTATTCTTAAAAACCTCTCTGAAATCGTTAGCAGATGACCCTCCGCTTTTGACCATTGCTAACACACGATCACTTTTAACGAATACTTCATAATAACTTTGTACAGCATTCGTGAAGGCTTCGTCAGCCACTATATTAGTTTCTCCGTTCAAAAAGGCGCTGAATCTATCCTTGATAGTCTGCAGCTGTTGTTTAGTGATTTTGGTTTGTCGCCTGGCCATATCTGTCGGCTGCTTGGCATTAAACGGGTAAGCAATACACCGCATGACAAAGACATAAAGCTGCAATcgccttttcctttcttcttcggATTTTGCATCATTTTTATCAGCATCTTCACTTTTTTCCCTTTCACTTATTAGTGATGGACTAGGGCTAGATGGCCTTGCTTGACTGGTATTAGGTCGACTACTCTGCACACTCAGGTTATCCCCGCTTGCTGATAAACTCCGTTCAGCACTAGGTACACTAAGAACATCAGAATTCTCATCTTCGATAGTCTCATTTTCTGATTCTTCTTCACTGGATGATGGATCAAGCATATTAGGTATTCACTTTTCCCGAGCTGAATACCCTCGCTCTAAAGTGGTGCTGATATACTAGTCTTTGACTCACAACTGGCTGACAATCAGGTTCGAAACCAGACTGACAATGGCCATACCTTTAGCGCATGCGCTTTATTCAAGCAGACGACATCAATGATAaaaaccttttatcttttattttaaaattcatatactaatatttccatttaatttattgaagcaaaattttaacaatatttttagaaaatattgtaTATCATTTGTTAATTTAATAACTTATTTTAATGACGTCATGCAAAACTGTGGGGACCCTCTGGTACACAATAATAGGACCCCGTAGAACACACATTTATAATGGCAGCCATTATGCCGATTTGAGTTCAGTAATCATCCGTTTTGGATTGTAGTAAACATTGTACGTTGTTATTGACATTTAGAACGTCAGAAATTCCAGGGTAGCTGGGATGAAGGGTAGTATGGACAACGTTGCTTTGAGGAAACTTTACTTATTAACACAGAAAGGAAAAATTCTCCAATTTAGACGGATTTCTTGAACCAACTATTTTTGCATGAAATTACTTGCAGACAGTGTAAATAAACATACAGAACGGATCTTTTGTTACTTTCACTATTGTGATTGGAGAAAGTTATTCTCTGATTTTTCATTATCGTTTATTACATCGTATCGATACATTTCTTCattaagaaaacttttttttaacgCTGGAATATCGTCACCATAAGTAGAACGAGTAAGTACCTACGCAATCCATCTGTAAATATTGAcgaacgtatgtgtttgtgtgtgtatgtatatatatatatatataaatatatatatatgtgtgtgtactatgtatacattatataatatatatatatatatatatatatatacgtgtgtgtatatgcatatatatatatatatcgatatcatatttatatataaagtgaatgGGTGTGATCAATTATTCTGTTGTAATAAATATTGAGTTACATATTTCGGATTCATTTAGAAATTTTCAGTTTTTGGAATCTTTTTACAAATATGTTTCTGTCCTGATACTGCTTATATAGATttcttcctctatttacatacattatgtgtgtgcgtgag carries:
- the LOC115229960 gene encoding calcium-dependent secretion activator 1, with the protein product MLDPSSSEEESENETIEDENSDVLSVPSAERSLSASGDNLSVQSSRPNTSQARPSSPSPSLISEREKSEDADKNDAKSEEERKRRLQLYVFVMRCIAYPFNAKQPTDMARRQTKITKQQLQTIKDRFSAFLNGETNIVADEAFTNAVQSYYEVFVKSDRVLAMVKSGGSSANDFREVFKNNIEKRVRSLPEIDGLSKETVLSSWMTKYDAIFRGEEDPRKHPQRGTTAASELILSKEQLYDMFQNILTVKKYEHQILYNACQ